In Lotus japonicus ecotype B-129 chromosome 5, LjGifu_v1.2, one genomic interval encodes:
- the LOC130721270 gene encoding zeatin O-glucosyltransferase-like, with the protein MDSSNQSSSSPLASNHLSDYQPQPQVVVVMVPFPAQGHLNQLLHLSRLILSHNIPVHYVGTPTHNRQATLRVQGFNPNSITNLHFHHFKTPPFPSPPPNPNEGTNFPSHMVPSFKASSNLREPLANFLQSLSARRVIVIYDSLMASVVQDAKNMANVETYVFHSTGAFTMFSFYSEHMGKPLLESINFPQVPSIEGCFIPQIMDFMESQREFRKLHNDGSIYNTTRAIESLYIELIEKFTPGSKNWALGPFNPLTIEKENSKGGRHFSMEWLDKQEPKSVIYVSFGSTTTLTEEQIEQIAIGLEQSKQKFIWVLRDADKGDIFDGNEVRRHDDIVNGFEERVKGMGLVVRDWAPQLEILSHSSTGGFISHCGWNSCIESITMGVPIAAWPMHSDQPRNSVFIAEVLKIGLVVRDWAQRDELVGASVIENVVRRLMETKEGDEMRERAMNLRKEILLSMDEGGVSRMQMDSFIAHITR; encoded by the coding sequence ATGGATTCTAGCAACCAAAGTTCAAGTTCACCACTGGCTTCCAATCATCTAAGCGATTATCAACCCCAACCCCAAGTGGTGGTAGTTATGGTACCTTTTCCAGCACAAGGCCATCTCAATCAGCTTCTTCACCTATCACGCCTAATCTTATCACACAACATTCCTGTCCATTATGTTGGCACACCCACACACAACCGTCAAGCCACACTTCGTGTCCAAGGTTTTAATCCAAACTCCATTACAAACCTCCATTTCCATCATTTCAAAACTCCTCCCTTTCCTTCCCCTCCGCCTAATCCAAACGAAGGAACCAATTTCCCATCTCACATGGTTCCTTCCTTTAAAGCCTCTTCAAATCTTCGCGAGCCTCTCGCGAATTTTCTTCAATCCCTCTCAGCTAGAAGGGTCATAGTCATCTATGACTCTCTAATGGCATCGGTTGTACAAGATGCGAAAAACATGGCAAATGTTGAGACTTATGTATTTCACAGCACTGGTGCCTTTACCATGTTCTCCTTCTATTCGGAGCACATGGGAAAACCTCTCTTAGAAAGTATAAATTTTCCACAAGTTCCTTCGATTGAAGGATGCTTCATTCCCCAAATCATGGATTTTATGGAATCACAAAGGGAATTCCGTAAACTTCATAATGATGGCAGTATCTACAACACAACTAGAGCAATTGAAAGCCTTTACATTGAGCTTATAGAGAAATTCACTCCTGGTAGCAAGAACTGGGCATTAGGGCCATTCAACCCTTTAACCATTGAGAAGGAAAATTCCAAGGGAGGGAGACACTTCAGCATGGAGTGGCTTGATAAACAAGAGCCTAAATCAGTTATTTATGTGTCTTTTGGGTCAACAACAACCTTAACAGAGGAGCAAATTGAGCAGATTGCAATTGGGTTGGAACAGAGCAAGCAAAAGTTCATCTGGGTATTAAGAGATGCTGATAAAGGAGACATCTTTGATGGAAATGAAGTTAGAAGACATGATGATATTGTAaatgggtttgaagagagagTTAAGGGAATGGGCTTAGTTGTGAGAGACTGGGCACCCCAATTGGAAATTCTAAGCCACTCTTCAACAGGAGGGTTTATAAGTCATTGTGGATGGAATTCCTGCATTGAGAGCATCACCATGGGGGTGCCAATAGCAGCATGGCCTATGCACTCTGACCAGCCAAGAAACAGTGTTTTCATTGCTGAAGTGTTGAAGATTGGTTTGGTTGTGAGGGATTGGGCTCAGAGAGATGAGTTGGTGGGTGCTTCAGTTATTGAGAATGTTGTGAGGAGGTTGATGGAAACGAAGGAAGGTGATGAGATGCGAGAGAGAGCAATGAACCTTCGAAAAGAGATCCTTTTGTCCATGGATGAAGGTGGAGTTTCTCGAATGCAAATGGATTCCTTCATAGCTCATATCACTAGATAG